From a single Candoia aspera isolate rCanAsp1 chromosome 10, rCanAsp1.hap2, whole genome shotgun sequence genomic region:
- the LOC134503196 gene encoding E3 SUMO-protein ligase ZBED1-like, with translation MEDVSAKRVSDFLQKCVKLEDNEGDPQPKEEILEVQSLPILAPSYPQTVQEEISMVFNTCAMPANLGPCARRRREKGNGHDGTSASLYVDRRKSKVWNYYTKLGDAYVECNVCKKQLSFHNSTTTMREHLVRKHSIRDTLLSQLKDDQVSDPDYVAQENAIKRARQLTPENNNQYHTVTCTEPRTDVILELVLEMIFRDLHPLSVVKDKGFGLLIGYLEPSFILPSPMQLSSMLWHRYNVVKQHLEHYLQTAQSIVICAEFWLSHPNQTYLTIVTNFIDGEWRRARCILETQQVHEKAESNLGDRLYAVLTDFGLSNKSVFCMMHDSLQDMEANSSHLKCIYGWTSLCCAAHLLHLCVKAGLEVEQVQEALTAARSIVCYFQQDAKATCSLNSKLEAINKTKLKLVMDTGARWITTIEMCECLLDLKWAIMSVLEEHPKGTSVVQNLADHQWKLLQDLVPVMRTLKIATSFLREEQNFSISSLMPCIHGIVTAIGQQSEEASGIIKTVVNNIRGELTQRWGILDENELLESPAVIASFLDPRFKEMRFLSPSLRSELHKKIKTMLSQFFNHQSPLSTQFWVPNSDYKAEVSEAGSQLSAHKERGPSGQSQSMYDILLGKDPTESMPEIHQQLENYIVEPLCKRSTNPLDWWKSNEHRFPSVARLARQYLAIPATVVPPDQAFAASESALEHRRGVLAPENLDQILFLHQNFDFLESMRNGNENLSKSVHSQY, from the exons ATGGAAGATGTGAGCGCCAAAAGGGTCAGTGACTTCTTACAGAAATGCGTCAAACTTGAGGACAACGAGGGGGACCCTCAGCCCAAGGAGGAGATCTTGGAAGTTCAAAGCCTCCCTATACTCGCTCCATCCTACCCTCAGACAGTGCAAG AGGAAATCTCAATGGTTTTCAATACTTGTGCAATGCCAGCCAATCTGGGCCCATGTGCCAGGAGGCGGCGTGAGAAAGGCAATGGCCACGATGGGACAAGCGCATCTCTCTACGTTGACCGCCGAAAATCCAAAGTGTGGAACTATTACACCAAGCTGGGGGATGCCTATGTGGAATGCAACGTCTGCAAGAAGCAACTGTCCTTCCACAACAGCACCACAACCATGAGAGAACATCTGGTGCGGAAACACAGCATTCGTGACACCTTACTATCACAACTGAAGGATGACCAGGTTTCAGACCCCGATTATGTGGCTCAGGAGAATGCAATAAAACGGGCTCGCCAGCTGACACCTGAAAACAATAATCAGTACCATACTGTGACCTGCACAGAACCCAGGACTGATGTGATTCTGGAGCTAGTGCTAGAAATGATTTTTCGGGACCTGCATCCTCTTTCAGTAGTGAAGGACAAAGGTTTTGGCCTTCTAATTGGCTACTTAGAACCTAGTTTTATTCTCCCATCCCCTATGCAGCTGTCTAGCATGCTGTGGCACCGATATAATGTTGTCAAGCAACATCTAGAACACTACCTGCAAACAGCTCAGTCTATTGTGATCTGCGCTGAATTCTGGCTCTCTCACCCCAACCAGACATACCTGACAATCGTGACTAATTTTATTGATGGAGAGTGGCGGAGGGCTAGATGCATCCTAGAGACCCAACAGGTGCATGAGAAAGCAGAGAGCAATTTGGGAGATAGACTATATGCAGTCCTAACAGACTTTGGATTGTCCAACAAATCTGTCTTTTGCATGATGCATGACAGCCTACAGGACATGGAGGCAAATTCATCACACCTTAAATGCATCTATGGCTGGACTAGCCTATGCTGCGCGGCCCACCTGCTACACCTTTGTGTCAAGGCAGGCCTTGAGGTGGAGCAGGTGCAAGAAGCTCTGACTGCTGCTCGAAGCATTGTCTGCTACTTCCAGCAGGATGCTAAGGCTACTTGCTCATTGAACAGCAAATTGGAAGCCATCAACAAGACGAAACTGAAATTGGTAATGGACACTGGGGCTCGATGGATAACTACCATTGAGATGTGTGAGTGCCTGCTAGACCTCAAGTGGGCCATCATGTCCGTTTTGGAGGAACATCCCAAGGGAACCTCAGTGGTCCAGAATTTGGCTGATCACCAGTGGAAGCTCTTGCAAGATCTAGTGCCAGTTATGAGGACACTTAAGATAGCCACTTCCTTTTTGCGAGAAGAGCAGAACTTCTCTATCTCCTCCCTGATGCCTTGCATCCATGGTATTGTCACTGCCATTGGACAGCAGTCAGAAGAAGCAAGTGGCATCATTAAAACTGTGGTGAACAATATAAGAGGAGAGCTCACCCAGCGTTGGGGTATTCTGGATGAAAATGAGTTGCTGGAGAGCCCAGCAGTGATTGCATCATTTCTAGACCCACGATTCAAGGAAATGAGATTCCTGAGCCCAAGTCTACGGAGCGAGTtgcacaaaaaaattaaaactatgtTGTCCCAGTTCTTCAATCATCAGTCCCCATTGTCAACCCAGTTCTGGGTGCCAAACTCCGATTACAAAGCAGAGGTTAGTGAAGCAGGCAGCCAGCTTTCAGCTCATAAGGAAAGAGGCCCAAGTGGGCAATCCCAAAGTATGTATGACATCCTTTTGGGAAAAGACCCTACTGAAAGCATGCCTGAGATCCATCAACAGCTAGAGAACTACATTGTGGAACCTCTTTGCAAGCGTAGCACGAACCCGTTAGATTGGTGGAAAAGCAACGAACACCGCTTCCCCTCGGTTGCCCGATTAGCCCGGCAATATCTGGCTATCCCAGCGACAGTCGTACCACCAGATCAGGCCTTTGCTGCCAGTGAAAGTGCCCTGGAGCACCGGAGGGGTGTACTTGCCCCTGAAAATCTGGACCAAATTCTTTTCTTGCACCAAAATTTTGATTTTTTAGAATCTATGCGAAATGGGAATGAGAATCTGAGTAAGTCTGTACACAGCCAGTACTGA